From one Actinomyces sp. Marseille-P3109 genomic stretch:
- a CDS encoding ATP-binding protein — MANPFKPTAGATPPLLVGRNRVIEEFLESLDDGPGAPGLLELITGARGVGKTVMLTALGDVARERGWVVVDETAREGLMDRLAAEFTRQLSQLAGKERSRLTSLSLSTPLGGGSATLEHAPAPEPSWRQKARALTQWLAEHGTGLLLTIDEVHAIPREELRALSAEVQHLIREGAPIGLLMAGLPKAVEELLNDDITTFLRRAERIELSEVAIDDVCEALKSTFDTGAKALSNDLAQECANATGGYPFMIQLVGYQVWKHSGDGPVTQPAVAAGTTAARLRLGNLVHAPALRDLSDVDRTMLVCMAKDDGPSQIADIAERMNRPVNYVSVYRNRLLAAGVIKTAGYGKVDFAAPYLREYLREHAAHLVME, encoded by the coding sequence ATGGCCAACCCCTTCAAACCCACAGCGGGCGCCACCCCGCCTCTGCTTGTCGGCCGCAACCGCGTCATCGAGGAGTTTCTGGAGAGCCTCGATGACGGCCCCGGAGCACCCGGCCTCCTGGAGCTCATCACCGGCGCTCGCGGCGTCGGCAAAACCGTCATGCTCACCGCACTGGGCGATGTGGCACGTGAGCGCGGCTGGGTGGTCGTTGATGAGACCGCACGCGAGGGGCTCATGGATCGCCTCGCCGCCGAATTCACTCGCCAGTTATCGCAGCTCGCCGGCAAGGAGCGCTCACGGTTGACCTCCTTGAGCCTAAGTACACCGCTCGGAGGCGGTAGCGCAACACTCGAGCACGCACCTGCTCCTGAGCCCTCCTGGCGGCAGAAGGCGCGAGCACTGACCCAGTGGCTCGCGGAACACGGCACCGGCCTGCTGCTCACTATCGACGAAGTGCATGCCATTCCGCGCGAGGAACTGCGAGCCCTGTCCGCAGAGGTGCAGCACCTCATTCGCGAAGGGGCTCCCATCGGCCTGCTCATGGCGGGGCTCCCCAAAGCCGTTGAGGAGCTCCTCAATGACGACATCACCACCTTCCTGCGCCGAGCCGAGCGGATAGAACTCAGTGAAGTGGCCATCGACGACGTCTGTGAGGCCCTGAAGTCGACCTTCGACACGGGCGCGAAGGCGTTGAGCAACGACCTGGCCCAGGAGTGCGCGAACGCGACCGGCGGTTACCCATTCATGATCCAGCTCGTGGGGTACCAGGTGTGGAAGCACAGTGGCGATGGCCCAGTGACCCAGCCAGCAGTCGCCGCAGGAACGACCGCTGCCCGACTGCGCCTCGGCAACCTGGTGCACGCCCCGGCGCTACGCGATCTGTCCGACGTCGACCGCACCATGCTCGTGTGCATGGCGAAGGACGACGGCCCATCCCAGATCGCCGACATCGCCGAACGCATGAATCGCCCCGTCAACTACGTGTCGGTCTACCGCAACCGGCTGCTCGCCGCCGGGGTCATCAAGACCGCCGGCTACGGCAAGGTCGACTTCGCCGCCCCCTATCTGCGTGAGTACCTGCGTGAGCACGCAGCGCACCTCGTCATGGAGTGA
- a CDS encoding inositol monophosphatase family protein, whose product MSETPRPQRPVFPAPPAAPSPEAAPPAPTAPPAKQRRWRDDLHLAHTIANKVDSLTQARFDAGNFTVETKSDLTPVTEADREAERVIREQLGRARGRDSVLGEELPTTGHSSRQWVIDPIDGTKNFVRGVPVWATLIGLIEDGQCVVGLVSAPALGRRWWAVSGGGAWTGRSLSSARRMSVSGVDDLTRASMSYSSLSGWAQAKRLRGMLGLMQSCWRTRAYGDFWSYMLVAEGAVDLAAEPELELYDMAALVPVVTEAGGRFTSLDGEPGPFGGNAVATNSLLHDVVLSHLGAETD is encoded by the coding sequence ATGAGCGAGACTCCCCGCCCACAACGCCCCGTCTTTCCGGCGCCCCCCGCAGCGCCCTCACCGGAGGCTGCTCCACCCGCCCCGACGGCGCCTCCGGCCAAGCAGCGGCGCTGGCGCGACGACCTGCACCTGGCGCACACGATCGCCAACAAGGTGGACAGCCTCACCCAGGCCCGCTTCGACGCCGGGAACTTCACCGTGGAGACCAAGTCGGACCTGACGCCGGTCACCGAGGCGGACCGGGAGGCCGAGCGCGTCATCCGTGAGCAGCTGGGACGGGCGCGAGGGCGCGACTCCGTCCTGGGCGAGGAGCTGCCCACCACCGGTCACTCCTCGCGCCAGTGGGTCATCGACCCGATCGACGGGACCAAGAACTTCGTGCGGGGCGTGCCCGTGTGGGCCACGCTCATCGGCCTCATCGAGGACGGTCAGTGCGTCGTCGGGCTGGTCTCCGCCCCCGCCCTGGGGAGGCGCTGGTGGGCCGTGTCCGGCGGTGGGGCCTGGACCGGGCGATCCCTGAGCTCGGCGCGACGGATGTCCGTGTCCGGCGTCGACGACCTCACCCGGGCCTCGATGTCCTACTCCTCGCTGTCGGGGTGGGCCCAGGCCAAGCGGCTGCGCGGGATGCTCGGACTCATGCAGTCGTGCTGGCGCACCCGCGCCTACGGGGACTTCTGGTCCTACATGCTGGTGGCCGAGGGGGCCGTGGACCTGGCGGCCGAGCCCGAGCTCGAGCTCTACGACATGGCCGCGCTCGTGCCCGTGGTCACCGAGGCGGGCGGGCGCTTCACCTCCCTCGACGGCGAGCCCGGCCCCTTCGGGGGCAACGCGGTGGCCACGAACTCGCTGCTGCACGACGTCGTCCTGAGCCACCTGGGCGCCGAGACGGACTGA
- a CDS encoding undecaprenyl-diphosphate phosphatase, which translates to MNWLHAVLLGIVEGITEFLPVSSTGHLNIVEKLLGYEINSAGMTAFTAVIQVGAILAAIIYFWADIVRIITAWFRGIKARFKGLDNQQARQDPDYTLGWGIVLGSIPVAAVGLLFKDFIEGPVRSLWVIAGALIVWSAAMWMADRQQNLTKGMKDVTVKDALIIGAFQALSPVFPGISRSGATISAGLFLKFDRVTATRLSFYMGIPSLVAAGLLEAATEAGTISNTVGWTPTIIATVVSGIVAYATIAWLLRFVSSNKFTSFLVYRVLLGLVIIALVSAGTIAA; encoded by the coding sequence TTGAACTGGCTGCACGCCGTCCTCCTCGGCATTGTCGAGGGCATCACCGAGTTCCTCCCGGTGTCCTCCACCGGACACCTCAACATCGTCGAGAAGCTGCTCGGCTACGAGATCAACTCCGCAGGCATGACCGCCTTCACCGCCGTCATCCAGGTGGGTGCGATCCTCGCGGCCATCATCTACTTCTGGGCCGACATCGTCCGCATCATCACCGCCTGGTTCAGGGGCATCAAAGCCCGGTTCAAGGGCCTGGACAACCAGCAGGCCCGCCAGGACCCCGACTACACGCTCGGTTGGGGCATCGTCCTGGGCTCGATCCCGGTGGCGGCCGTCGGGCTGCTGTTCAAGGACTTCATCGAGGGACCGGTCCGCTCCCTGTGGGTGATCGCCGGTGCCCTCATCGTGTGGTCGGCGGCCATGTGGATGGCCGACCGCCAGCAGAACCTCACCAAGGGCATGAAGGACGTGACCGTCAAGGACGCCCTCATCATCGGTGCGTTCCAGGCCCTCTCCCCGGTCTTCCCCGGCATCTCCCGCTCCGGGGCGACGATCTCCGCCGGCCTCTTCCTCAAGTTCGACCGGGTGACGGCCACGCGCCTGTCCTTCTACATGGGCATCCCGTCCCTGGTCGCGGCCGGGCTGCTGGAGGCTGCAACCGAGGCCGGCACCATCAGCAATACCGTGGGCTGGACGCCCACCATTATCGCGACCGTCGTCTCCGGCATCGTCGCCTACGCGACCATCGCCTGGCTGCTGCGCTTCGTGTCCTCCAACAAGTTCACGTCCTTCCTCGTCTACCGCGTACTGCTGGGCCTGGTCATCATCGCTCTGGTCTCCGCCGGCACTATCGCCGCCTGA
- a CDS encoding metallophosphoesterase family protein: MRILHTSDWHLGRTFHGRVLDDAHAAFADHLVELVSAESVDAVLVSGDIYDRAIPPNDAVALLDETLRRLTERTRVVLTPGNHDSARRLGFAADLMREGLIIRARTAGLDRGIILPDADGNDAAIVHALPYLDPDAAREILPPLLVERLGEETPAKHMAGEDQAEGEGTASQPSASERPRLPRSHEAVVSAALRLVAANLDRLRTGRTRRLPSLLMAHAFVVGGEACESERDIRVGGVDSVPSGVFTTLGGSPLAERCGGLDYVALGHLHRPQDLTRPTGPRLVYSGSPLPFSFDEAEGARNSATKSSVLLDLSADGVAGLERIPTPVLHQVRTLTGTMPELLSPAFDDATGAWVRVILQGERPPGALATLKDRFPSLLAFQHEAPARAARERVAVTAAADPLRITEDFFDDVCGRAPEPSERGVLRSAYESALASARSER; this comes from the coding sequence ATGCGGATCCTCCACACCTCCGACTGGCACCTGGGGCGCACCTTCCACGGGCGCGTGCTTGATGACGCGCACGCCGCCTTCGCCGACCACCTCGTCGAGCTCGTCAGCGCCGAGTCGGTCGACGCCGTCCTCGTGTCCGGGGACATCTACGACCGTGCCATCCCGCCCAATGACGCCGTCGCCCTCCTGGATGAGACGCTGCGCCGCCTGACCGAACGCACCCGGGTGGTCCTCACCCCCGGCAACCACGACTCCGCCCGCCGCCTCGGCTTCGCCGCCGACCTCATGCGCGAGGGCCTCATCATCCGGGCCCGCACCGCCGGCCTCGACCGCGGCATCATCCTTCCCGACGCCGACGGCAACGATGCCGCCATCGTCCACGCCCTGCCCTACCTCGACCCCGACGCCGCCCGCGAGATCCTCCCACCCCTCCTCGTCGAGCGCCTGGGCGAGGAGACCCCCGCAAAGCACATGGCCGGAGAGGACCAGGCCGAGGGCGAAGGCACCGCCTCTCAGCCCAGCGCGTCGGAGCGCCCGCGCCTGCCCCGCTCCCACGAGGCCGTCGTCTCCGCCGCCCTGCGCCTCGTGGCCGCGAACCTGGACCGCCTGCGCACCGGCCGCACCCGGCGCCTGCCGAGCCTGCTCATGGCCCACGCCTTCGTCGTCGGCGGCGAGGCGTGCGAGTCCGAGCGGGACATTCGCGTCGGCGGCGTCGACTCCGTGCCCTCCGGCGTCTTCACCACCCTGGGCGGCTCACCCCTGGCCGAGCGCTGTGGCGGCCTGGACTACGTGGCCCTCGGCCACCTCCACCGGCCCCAGGATCTCACCCGGCCCACCGGCCCACGCCTGGTCTACTCCGGCTCGCCCCTGCCCTTCTCCTTCGACGAGGCCGAGGGCGCCCGCAACTCGGCCACCAAGTCCTCCGTCCTGCTGGACCTCAGCGCCGACGGCGTCGCCGGCCTCGAACGCATCCCCACCCCGGTCCTGCACCAGGTGCGCACCCTGACCGGCACCATGCCCGAGCTCCTCTCCCCCGCCTTCGACGACGCCACTGGCGCCTGGGTGCGCGTCATCCTCCAGGGCGAGCGACCACCCGGCGCCCTGGCCACCCTCAAGGATCGTTTCCCCAGTCTCCTGGCCTTCCAGCACGAGGCCCCCGCCCGCGCCGCCCGCGAGCGCGTGGCCGTCACCGCCGCGGCCGACCCGCTGCGCATCACCGAGGACTTCTTCGACGACGTCTGCGGGCGCGCCCCCGAACCCTCCGAGCGCGGCGTCCTGCGCAGCGCGTACGAGTCCGCCCTGGCGAGCGCGAGGAGCGAGCGATGA
- a CDS encoding tetratricopeptide repeat protein, which yields MTTRHPSASPTRIRFGSRPMIAAGFVKRQGQDELFDAVFTRAEPRTVLTGMRGSGKTQLAAAVAARCEEEGWPLVAWIHAASRKQIIADLYELALRTGIDAPNSIPLEVIVRRLMYHLRSADGSNSLFVFDNVENPNDLRDLIPESTGVRTLITTTRHLDWDDLGWLRLTVGAFDREQSITLLCERTVDTHREAADRIADALGDLPVAIAQAAATAKQGGYTLSGYLDRLSHHPLESSISRLEGANYPDAVGITLLMAYEQALEQLRTKHPQQERIAVSLLDTLSLLAASGVPTHWLLRLDSDSDAVRDTLSFLKSVAILQESSDGNKTIIPRLQGHVYRETYLNDQKKLGEARTFAASVLSGIDVDRLENVEQRRQETHHLIEQLLSVTSQDYSHSLFSEPHVSLKLAETLQYATSLGMSQMALTLTDSVTQACDTLGPHHPCILSPRNELARVYRASGRLDKAIALDKQTLEDSTRILGPDHPSTFTSRSTLAGAYRASGRLDEAITLYEQVFTGRSRVLGPDHRSTLTSRDDLAVAYRDAGRLDEAIPLYERIFDDVMRVLGPDDPGILASRLNLADAYRDAGRLDEAITLDKQNLEDSIRILGPHHPRTLASRHNLAGTYREVGRLDEAISLFEQNLDDFTRILGPDHPETLASRHNLAGTYQDAGRLNEAISLFEQNLDDFTRILGPHHPDTFTSRSTLAGAYRASGSLHDAIPLYEQTLDDSTRILGPHHPRTLTSRNNLASAYRAAGRFEDAEKLFEPPSGSEHEQDGTEDNPNQETGN from the coding sequence ATGACCACACGCCACCCATCCGCTTCTCCCACGCGCATTCGCTTCGGAAGTCGACCGATGATCGCCGCAGGTTTCGTCAAGCGGCAGGGGCAGGATGAGCTCTTCGACGCCGTCTTCACTCGCGCCGAGCCTCGCACAGTTCTGACCGGGATGCGGGGAAGCGGAAAGACTCAGCTGGCCGCTGCGGTTGCGGCCAGGTGCGAGGAGGAGGGCTGGCCCCTAGTCGCGTGGATTCATGCGGCCTCACGCAAGCAAATCATTGCCGACCTCTACGAGCTCGCGCTGCGGACCGGTATCGATGCACCGAATAGCATCCCCCTGGAGGTCATCGTTCGACGCCTCATGTATCATTTGCGCTCAGCGGATGGGAGCAACAGTCTCTTCGTCTTCGACAACGTGGAGAATCCCAACGACCTGAGAGACCTCATTCCCGAGAGCACCGGAGTTCGAACCCTCATCACCACCACGCGCCACCTCGACTGGGACGACCTGGGGTGGCTGCGGTTGACGGTTGGCGCCTTCGATCGGGAGCAGTCGATCACCCTCCTGTGCGAGCGTACCGTCGACACTCACCGCGAAGCAGCTGACCGGATCGCGGATGCGCTTGGCGACTTGCCCGTTGCCATAGCCCAAGCCGCCGCGACAGCAAAACAGGGCGGATACACCTTATCCGGCTACCTTGACAGGCTGAGTCATCACCCGCTCGAGTCAAGCATCAGCCGCCTCGAGGGTGCCAACTACCCCGACGCCGTCGGCATCACACTGCTCATGGCCTATGAACAGGCTTTGGAGCAGCTCAGAACCAAGCACCCTCAGCAGGAGAGGATCGCCGTATCGCTCCTCGACACACTTTCCCTCCTGGCAGCTTCCGGCGTACCGACTCACTGGCTATTGAGGCTCGACAGCGACTCCGACGCAGTACGCGACACCCTGTCTTTCCTGAAGAGCGTCGCTATCCTCCAAGAATCCAGCGACGGCAACAAGACCATTATTCCCCGGCTCCAGGGACACGTGTACCGGGAAACCTACCTGAATGACCAGAAGAAGCTCGGTGAGGCGCGTACATTCGCCGCATCAGTTCTCAGCGGGATTGACGTAGACCGCCTAGAGAATGTTGAACAGCGGCGACAAGAGACCCACCATCTCATTGAGCAACTACTCTCTGTCACATCACAGGACTACTCTCATTCATTGTTTTCTGAGCCACACGTGTCTTTAAAACTCGCCGAGACACTGCAATACGCAACCAGCCTTGGGATGTCGCAGATGGCCCTTACTCTCACTGACTCCGTGACCCAGGCCTGCGACACCTTGGGCCCCCACCACCCCTGCATCCTCTCCCCACGCAACGAACTCGCCCGCGTCTACCGGGCGAGCGGCAGGCTCGACAAAGCCATCGCCCTGGACAAGCAGACCCTCGAGGACTCCACCCGCATCCTGGGACCCGACCACCCCAGCACCTTCACCTCACGTAGCACGCTCGCCGGCGCCTACCGGGCGAGCGGCAGGCTCGACGAGGCCATCACCCTGTACGAGCAGGTTTTCACCGGCCGCAGCCGCGTCCTGGGACCCGACCACCGCAGCACCCTCACCTCACGCGACGACCTCGCCGTCGCCTACCGGGATGCGGGCAGACTCGACGAGGCCATCCCCCTGTACGAGCGGATCTTCGACGACGTCATGCGTGTCCTGGGTCCTGACGATCCCGGCATCTTGGCCTCACGTCTCAACCTCGCCGACGCCTACCGGGATGCGGGCAGGCTCGACGAGGCCATCACCCTGGACAAGCAGAACCTCGAGGACTCCATCCGCATCCTGGGCCCCCACCACCCCCGTACCCTCGCCTCACGGCACAACCTCGCCGGCACCTACCGGGAAGTGGGCAGGCTCGACGAGGCCATCTCTCTCTTCGAGCAGAACCTCGACGATTTCACCCGCATCCTGGGTCCCGACCACCCTGAAACCTTGGCCTCACGGCACAACCTCGCCGGCACCTACCAGGATGCGGGCAGACTCAATGAGGCCATCTCTCTCTTCGAGCAGAACCTCGACGACTTCACCCGCATCCTAGGACCCCACCACCCCGACACCTTCACCTCACGTAGCACGCTCGCCGGCGCCTACCGGGCGAGCGGCAGCCTCCACGACGCCATCCCCCTGTACGAACAGACCCTCGACGACTCCACCCGTATCTTGGGCCCCCACCACCCCCGCACCCTCACCTCACGCAACAACCTCGCCAGTGCTTATCGCGCCGCAGGAAGATTCGAGGATGCGGAGAAACTCTTCGAGCCGCCGTCGGGTTCAGAGCACGAGCAGGACGGCACCGAGGACAATCCCAACCAGGAGACCGGTAACTGA
- a CDS encoding AAA family ATPase, which translates to MRIHSLTMTGIGPYAGRERIDFDAVGASGRFLLTGPTGSGKTTIIDAIVFALYGDVADSADSSKERIRSTLVGPHTESVVELVFSTGAGVYRVRRTPTYERAKLRGQGTTTQNGTVKLWHLAEIGGEPLDEPVTRVGDADAEIARAVGLSREQFTQTVVLPQGKFARFLRADSSERQHLLKDVFGTGIYDAIQDALIQASREEAKRVEQAAADLRGQVSSLARHPFLTEVPSPTKTTDTGDGTDDADHVALQNDSSQEAPSGGTQEALPLSGDDVAASTGGEDKEGTTDPDPAPAQALETTMAGATPDLEALRRVGAKVLEASRSRVEQADARAEATRQVLTRAQAAREESQRLHDLLERRRALVEESQRLAERAEQDADDAARLQAAERAARVRPYLTAEQTARSRAQRAVAALWARADQSGLAHLAERSGAAGADSADGAGLPDHDAPTTPAALVGPLAREAQRLLSALNDEPGDTEPGAVEPEPVEPGIPTQQGGSEAAKTSTAADVSEPAETEAMSTQGLDGLAHRCRREHGQLEALVDLETGLEERVGALNQRETNLQLSIAELAQQAEQFYSRPGQRTALVEKLEAARAARERLDGLHERRTRAEERHRAALAVEQLTAQLAQQDDACTQAAALAREATERVRATRLAWISGTAGALAGELTEGEPCPVCGSPTPRAPPASRSRRLRSTSGRPTRHSAEPSGKETPVPPGFWRPSAPVTAWIPSPPRPRWRLPPPP; encoded by the coding sequence ATGAGGATCCACTCCCTGACCATGACCGGCATCGGCCCCTACGCGGGGCGGGAGCGCATCGACTTCGACGCCGTGGGTGCCTCGGGCCGCTTCCTGCTCACCGGCCCCACCGGCTCGGGCAAGACCACCATCATCGACGCGATCGTCTTCGCCCTCTACGGGGACGTGGCCGACTCGGCCGACTCCTCCAAGGAGCGCATCCGCTCCACCCTCGTAGGCCCGCACACCGAGAGCGTCGTCGAGCTCGTCTTCTCCACCGGCGCCGGCGTCTACCGGGTGCGCCGCACCCCCACCTACGAGCGGGCCAAACTGCGCGGCCAGGGAACCACCACCCAGAACGGCACCGTCAAGCTCTGGCACCTGGCCGAGATCGGCGGGGAACCGCTCGACGAACCCGTCACCCGCGTGGGCGACGCCGACGCGGAGATCGCGCGCGCCGTCGGGCTCAGCCGGGAGCAGTTCACGCAGACGGTCGTCCTGCCGCAGGGCAAGTTCGCCCGGTTCCTGCGCGCCGACTCCTCTGAGCGCCAGCACCTCCTCAAGGACGTCTTCGGCACCGGCATCTACGACGCCATCCAGGACGCCCTCATCCAGGCCTCTCGGGAGGAGGCCAAGCGGGTCGAGCAGGCGGCGGCCGATCTGCGCGGCCAGGTCTCTTCCCTGGCCCGGCACCCCTTCCTCACCGAGGTGCCCTCCCCCACCAAGACCACAGATACCGGCGACGGGACCGACGACGCCGACCATGTGGCTCTCCAGAATGACTCGTCACAGGAGGCCCCGTCCGGAGGAACCCAGGAGGCGCTGCCGCTGTCCGGTGATGATGTCGCCGCCTCAACCGGCGGGGAAGACAAGGAAGGCACAACCGATCCCGATCCGGCGCCCGCCCAGGCACTGGAGACCACGATGGCCGGCGCCACCCCGGACCTAGAAGCTCTTCGCCGCGTCGGGGCCAAGGTGCTGGAGGCCTCGCGCAGCCGTGTAGAGCAGGCAGATGCCCGCGCCGAGGCCACCCGGCAGGTCCTCACCCGGGCTCAGGCCGCCCGCGAGGAGTCCCAGAGGCTCCACGACCTCCTGGAGCGGCGTCGGGCCCTGGTTGAGGAGAGCCAGCGGCTGGCCGAACGCGCCGAGCAGGACGCCGACGACGCCGCACGCCTCCAAGCCGCCGAGCGCGCCGCCCGGGTACGGCCGTACCTGACCGCCGAGCAGACCGCACGCAGCCGGGCCCAGCGGGCCGTGGCGGCTCTGTGGGCCCGCGCCGACCAGAGCGGCCTGGCCCACCTGGCCGAGCGGTCCGGAGCCGCTGGAGCTGATAGCGCCGACGGTGCGGGCCTCCCCGATCACGATGCTCCCACGACCCCGGCCGCACTGGTCGGCCCCCTGGCTCGTGAGGCGCAGCGCCTACTCTCCGCGCTCAATGATGAACCGGGCGACACCGAACCAGGAGCGGTCGAGCCGGAGCCCGTCGAACCAGGCATCCCCACCCAGCAGGGCGGCAGCGAGGCGGCTAAGACATCCACGGCGGCCGATGTCTCGGAGCCGGCTGAGACCGAGGCCATGAGTACCCAGGGCCTTGATGGGCTGGCGCACCGGTGCCGCCGCGAGCACGGACAGCTCGAGGCCCTTGTCGATCTTGAGACCGGCCTGGAGGAGCGCGTGGGCGCCCTGAACCAGCGTGAGACGAACCTTCAGCTCAGCATCGCCGAGCTGGCGCAACAGGCCGAGCAGTTCTACTCCCGCCCAGGGCAGCGCACCGCCCTGGTGGAGAAGCTGGAGGCGGCGCGGGCGGCCCGAGAGCGCCTGGATGGTCTTCACGAGCGCCGCACCCGGGCCGAGGAGCGTCACCGGGCCGCCCTCGCCGTCGAGCAGCTCACGGCCCAACTGGCCCAGCAGGACGATGCCTGCACCCAGGCGGCCGCGCTCGCGCGGGAGGCGACCGAACGGGTTCGCGCCACGCGCCTGGCCTGGATCTCCGGGACCGCCGGGGCGCTGGCCGGCGAGCTCACCGAGGGCGAGCCCTGCCCCGTGTGCGGCTCCCCCACCCCGAGGGCGCCACCCGCCAGCAGGTCGAGGCGGCTGAGGAGCACCAGCGGCAGGCCGACGAGGCACTCAGCGGAGCCGTCCGGGAAAGAGACGCCTGTGCCGCCCGGCTTCTGGAGGCCCAGCGCGCCAGTGACGGCATGGATACCCTCACCGCCGAGGCCGCGCTGGAGGCTGCCACCACCGCCCTGA
- a CDS encoding NAD(P)H-dependent oxidoreductase, with amino-acid sequence MQHNAGFTRDDVVTAALEIGVDRFTMGKVARRLGVSTADLGRTVSSRDDLLVACLERVSADVTLPPTGLSWQDYLRQLSDSLWDVLDANPGLDHTLIDLAWAYVPFMSVAKRAHNALVSGGLRSEDAYLALNYTLSTVLTSHQQAAAMAETIESEHQPGRRERGIDIATRMWDERFGGSGAALGMRRSNQLHDGDDADRVPFRPKESWLDRGAMTPKLEVIIGGFSGLSDVLSTSGAGGDGASRGVSPASQSNDTRESSVNTLVLVFHPNISESRVNKALGATAESLGGNITVRYMYDIYPDFNIDVATEQAALLGADRIVLQYPMYWLSCPPLLKKWLDDVLTFGWAYGSTGTALHGKELLLAVSVGGAGSAYGREGAHIYTIHEFLRPMQGTSRVIGTKYAVPFLSVGALEITDEAIARRAQDYAAVLQTAELPMLDIFG; translated from the coding sequence ATGCAGCATAATGCCGGTTTTACCAGGGACGACGTCGTCACAGCCGCCCTTGAGATTGGTGTGGACCGGTTCACGATGGGCAAGGTGGCGCGTCGGTTGGGGGTGAGCACAGCTGACCTGGGACGTACTGTCAGCTCGCGCGACGACTTGCTCGTCGCCTGCCTGGAGCGCGTCTCCGCTGACGTCACGCTGCCGCCCACAGGACTGAGCTGGCAGGACTACCTGCGCCAGCTGTCCGACTCGCTGTGGGACGTGCTCGACGCCAACCCCGGCCTGGACCACACCCTCATCGACCTGGCCTGGGCCTACGTGCCCTTCATGTCCGTTGCCAAGCGGGCCCACAATGCCCTTGTCTCCGGCGGCCTGCGCAGTGAGGACGCCTACCTTGCCCTCAACTACACACTGTCGACGGTCCTGACCTCGCACCAGCAGGCGGCCGCCATGGCCGAGACGATCGAGTCCGAGCACCAGCCGGGCCGTCGCGAGCGCGGCATCGACATCGCCACCCGCATGTGGGACGAGCGCTTCGGCGGCTCGGGCGCAGCCCTGGGCATGCGTCGGTCGAACCAGTTGCACGACGGCGACGACGCCGACCGCGTCCCCTTCCGCCCCAAGGAGTCCTGGCTGGACCGCGGCGCGATGACCCCCAAGCTGGAGGTCATCATCGGCGGCTTCTCCGGCCTGAGCGACGTCCTGTCCACCTCCGGCGCCGGGGGCGACGGCGCCTCGCGGGGAGTGTCCCCCGCATCGCAGTCCAACGACACCAGGGAGTCCTCCGTGAACACTCTCGTTCTCGTCTTCCACCCCAACATCTCCGAGTCGCGGGTCAACAAGGCCCTCGGGGCGACCGCGGAGTCGCTCGGTGGCAATATCACCGTGCGCTACATGTACGACATCTACCCCGACTTCAACATCGATGTGGCCACCGAGCAGGCCGCCCTGCTGGGCGCTGACCGCATCGTCCTGCAGTACCCCATGTACTGGCTCTCCTGCCCGCCGCTGCTCAAGAAGTGGCTCGACGACGTCCTGACCTTCGGTTGGGCCTACGGCTCGACGGGCACGGCCCTGCATGGCAAGGAGCTGCTCCTGGCCGTCAGCGTCGGCGGCGCCGGCAGCGCCTACGGCCGCGAGGGCGCGCACATCTACACGATCCACGAGTTCCTGCGGCCCATGCAGGGCACCTCGCGCGTCATCGGCACCAAGTACGCCGTGCCCTTCCTGTCGGTGGGCGCCCTGGAGATCACCGACGAGGCCATCGCCCGGCGCGCGCAGGACTACGCCGCGGTCCTCCAGACCGCCGAGCTCCCGATGCTCGACATCTTCGGCTGA